In Suncus etruscus isolate mSunEtr1 chromosome 2, mSunEtr1.pri.cur, whole genome shotgun sequence, the genomic stretch tcagccCAACTCCCAACTCATCTCCAGCAATGGACTATCTTCTGTTCCTCTTGGCAGTTCTTTATGCAAATAAAGCTCTATGCCTAGAGATGCATTGGGATACAACTGTTAAACTTGCTGAGAATATGACTCTCGAGTGTATCTACCCAGCCAAAGGCTTCTTAACCCAGACGGAGTGGTTCAAGATCAAGTCAGGCCAGAGAGAATCCATAGCCATCTATAACCCGGACATTGGTGTCCTCATTAGGGATCAGTATGAAGGCAGGGTGTCCTTTTTGAATTCCACTGAATCTCGCAATGATATCACCCTGTACTTTCATAATGCCTCTGGAGCTGATGTTGGCTACTATAGCTGCTTTCTTCACACTTTTCCTTATGGACACTGGGAAAAGTTGGTCCGGGTGGTTGCAACAGATGGCTTTGAGATTGTGGAATCACCTGAAAAACAGGTGGTTTCGACAACTGGAAAAAATATCACACTCACCTGTCCTCTGCCTGTGGATTCACCAATAGAAAGGATTACCTGGGAAAAGATACAACCTCATCAGATCGATCTCCTGTCAAAATGTGACCTACCCCTAGGGCAAAGTGATGCTTCTAAGTTCCACAGAGAGATCTGGAGTTCCTGCTCTAAAGACATGCCAGTGAGCATCATTATCCTGTACCAGGTTCTGGTCTCTGACTCTGCAATTTACCAGTGTGAATTCCAGACCTTGAAAGCACAAAATGCAAGCTGTCTGATAAAACTGACGGTCAATTCTGATGACCATGATAGCCTATATATTCTCTTCATTGTTGGAGGGATAATAATATTGTTGGTACTGATTAGCCTAATTTCAAtggccattttctttttctataagaAGACCACGACAAAATGAGATTCTATTTGAGATATCCTGGAAAACTCAGAATAAGGCTACCATGAACTACCAAAGTCCCACCTCACCCAATCAACTGCTGAATGATGCCAAGGAGGTTATTTATGTCAACTACCCAAACTTCTCTGATAAACCAAAGACTAGAGTCTAAGCTTTCTCCATAATCTGGGCAAATTAATTATGACCATGTCCAgggatttttatataattacttctACCTTTATTGTGTACCTTGAATACTGGTTGACAAATTCATTTCACTTGACAGTAATAAACACCATCTTGCCTAGAGAAAATTCTTAGCAGAAATATTGCCACCAAACTGACCTAATTAATTTATGTATAAGGAAAAATTTACTAAATAATCGAAAAGAGTTATTCTGGTGAGATTAAGCTTTAGACTTGATTTATTTACTGGGGCATAATCCTTTGGTCTGGGAGCCAGATCAAAGTCAGGCCAGTAAATTGCCTGATTTGTACAAGTCCTAAAAACCACTGGTATgaaccacaatttaaaaaaaaaatctcttgaagAACCTTGTATCTGGAAATGTCTGACGATGGAATAAATATTAACTAGATTCTCATGAGCTTCTGAGGTGCTTGGGCTCATTTTCTGGATTTGAAAACTCTATCAGGATATTTCTCCTTGGCAAGTTGAAGATTACTACCAACATCTGTTGAGATGTCATGATCCTTCTATCTGCTAGAGACTTTGCTGCAATGAACAGTCATCTTgggtaggaaggaaaaaaatgggttAAATAAGGATTCACCTATAGAGGAAGAACTGGGCTGAAGCACATTGCTGGGACATTGAGTGTCTACAGAGATGAACAGGGAACTTGAAGGCTTCAGAAGCTGTAACAACTGTTGACTGAGAGGCTATGCTAGTTGACACATTGCACATTGCTTAAGGTGAGTGCCTAGAACTATATGGGGGAACCAAGATTATCCCCATCTCCTTACTTCTAGAAACTGTTGTATCAGCATAGTGCAGAAGTGCCTCTGTCAGTAGAATAAATGAGTggttgaaaagaaaattaatgtggCAGGAAAATCTTTTCCCTTTACCATCCCAAATAAATTCTCTgattcgggcctggagagatagcacagcagtgtttgccttgcaagcagccgatccaggaccaaagatggttggttcaaatcccagtgtcccatatggtcccctgtgcctgccaggagctatttctgagtggacagccaggagtaacccttgagtgccgctgggtgtggcccaaaaaccaaaaaaaaaaaaaattctctgattcaattctttaaaaaaaaaaaggggggggcagagagatagcatggaagtagggcatttgccttgcatgcagaaggacgatgtttcgaataccggcatcccatatgtcccctgagcctgccaggagcaatttctgagtgtagagccagagtaactcctgagcgctgctgggtgtgaccccccccaaaaaaaaaacccccaaaaaccaaaaaatacgaataaataaaaagaactgaagAATCGCAGAACAATAAGAGGAGTTcaacatgggttttttttttaagctatagTTATTACACCAGCAATAAGAAACAGAATACATTTCAGATCCATACTAGAGGCATCAAAATGGATCATACAGCAAATCTTCCAGAGGTAAAAGCAAGGTGTTGTGGACATCCTACGCACCAGCATTTAGGGGCAGTGTTAGGAGGCTGGGCTCCGTGCGCACACAGATTTAGCCTGGCTCTAAACATGGTTCCAGTTCCTGGAAAAGATTCAGTTTTCAGTGACTGTCCGGAAGATCTCTATAAAGACCTAGAAATCAGCCGATCTGCCAGCCCTTCACAACAATTTTCAACTGTGgttctattttaaaaaacaaaacaaaacaaaacaacaaaaacagcaggtagagtgtttgccttgcacgtggccaacctgggatagagccaggttcgatccccattgtcccatatggtccccctccaagcctgccaggagtgatttctgagcacagagccaggaataacacctgtcgccaggtgtgacccccaaaacaaacaaacaaacaaaaaaaaaacgaaactaCTTTAACAACTCTAAAGTGAGATTTCTGTGACCACATGTGCTTGAGAGTAAAAATAGTCATTATGTTGGCAACAAATGATTGGTTTCTTGACCCTGGTTTTACACtgtaaagaatttttgttttttgttctttttttggggggaggggtcacacctggcatcgctcaggggttactcctggctctctgctcagagatcgctcctggcaggctcgggggaccatatgggatgccgggattcgaaccactgtccttctgcatgcaaggcaaatgccttatgtccatgctatctctctggccccttgtaaagaatttttgttatatattatgtGACTCTTCCTGAAGGTGATGATGGGTCTATTTCACTGGTTCTGCAGACCCACTCACTGGGTGACTACTGTCATTCAAGCTGTGACCTGGTCTTCTAGTCTGTATCATGGAACATGTGTTCTTGCTGTTCTCTCCTCTGTATGCTGGCTAGGTAATCTCACCTGTCATGGCTGatactacatacacacacacacacatacacacacacacacacacacacacacactaatctaatctaatctctGATGGGGAACTCTCAGTTCTGTTTCTGGCAGCCACTGTCACATCTCAGAGTTGGGGTCCAGGGCACCAGTATTTGTCACCATGGAAACTGCTTCCAACTACCTGTGGTTCCTTGACATCTCAGCAACCTACAGAGTATACAGTGGAAGAACACTTTTTTCTGTGGCTCTCTGTCCTTGGTTCCATGCGAATACAACGGGTGCTCTATGAATAGCTAatcttgtcattctttttttttttttttggttttggggtcacacccagcagcgctcaggggttactcctggcattatgctcagaaattgcccctggcaggcacgggggaccatatgggatgctgggattcgaatcaccatccttctgcatgaaaggcaaatgccttatctccatgctatctctccagctcattctttctttaaaaatatcctgacccggggccgggcggtggcactaaaggtaaggtgcctgacttgcctgcgctagccttggacggaccgcggttcgatcccccggtgtcccatatggtcccccaagccaggagcgacttctgagcacatagccaggagtaacccctgagcgtcacagggtgtggcccaaaaacaaacaaacaaaaaaaaaatcctgacccatgggtctggagcgatagcacagtgataggatgtttgccttacacgctgctgatccagaatgaacatggtttgatcccaggcatttggttaccctagccaggagcaatttctgagtgtatagcaggagtaattcccaagcatcactgggtgtggccccaaaaccaatatatatatccTGACCCACTGTATATTGCTCTGTCATCAAAACTTATTGATCTTTAAAGAACAGACTCTTTCTCTTGGCTAGATTGGCAACAGATATGGTAAAGTAATTGATTTGTCTGATCTTTGTAGTGGGTTCCTGGCATCAAACATCAAACCCTTTGaattttctccaatttttctaCTGTTTCAGAAACAAGATTCAGTCTTTAATCATTCTGACCTCATTTCTCTATAGTATGTGAGAGAAATAATCACTTCTATGATGTGTTTGGGGGTTTGACTCCAAGACCAATGAAAACAGAAGGGAAAAAAGTGACTCTCAAACTAAAAAAACTTATGCATAACTGAAAAAACTACTAAAAGGTGaagcaaagcaatagcacagtggttagggcacttaccttgcatgcagcagattcagatTTTAATCTTGAATCACATACGTCCCGagtcggccaggagtgatttctgaatgcagagccaggagtaatacctgagtgtctCGAGGTATGACCcaagagcaaaacaaacaaaccccgcAAAACTATCACTAAAAGGAAGACATCCTACAGAATAGGAGAAaatgtttcagacatacaaaacTCAGCCAAAGAAAATGTTACACCTGAGTTTGCCTAAAGTCAATGAGTCACCAACACCAAAAATAGGAGAGAGCTGGACATAAAGTTTATTCTTCACTACAGTGGGGTCAGGGCCTCGAATCTGTGATAAGTGACTCAAAGACTATGATTACATTTATACCCTAAACTACTTTCCAATGTGTCAATTAAGAGCATGTAAGaatggggtgggagagatagcatggaggtaaggtgtttgccttgcatacagaaagtcggtggttcaaatcccggcatcccatatggttccccgagcctgccaggagcgatttctgagctagagccaggaggaacccctgagcgctgccaggtgtgacccaaaaaccaaaacaaacaaacaaaaaacattaccCCACATTTTGACAAAATGCCAGGGCAACAAGATAACGTTATAATTAtaagattaaaaagagaaaaatggtttCTTTTATACCACTCAGGGTCAGTGCACACTTTCTCATAATTTATCTGAGAGTCAGTACAGATGGTCGCTGGCAAATCCCAAATTCTAACAGTGCAGAATTTCAAAGTTAGCATAGATGGGTGATAATAAAGCACagggacagatttttttttagttttttgttttgttttgtttttgagtcacacccagcagtgctcaggggttactctcagctctgtgctcagaaaatcgcccctggcaggcacggggaactatatgggatgccgggattcgaaccaccgtctttctgcttgaaaggcaaatgccttacctccatgctatctctccagccccacaggggCAGATTTTTAACTGTTTACCTGACCAATAAAATGTGGATGCATTTTTCTTTACCCGTTCAATATGTAATATTATAGCTATTTATAATAGATTGGTATATAACAAACAAGTTAATAAATAATGAAGGTAAAGGGGGCCCAAGAGGTAATACAGGAGGttaggctcttgcctttcatgcagcagaatcagattttttgtttgtttgtttgcttgcttgcttgctttggggccacaccctgtgatgcttaggggttattcctgactatgtgctcagaaattgctcctggagatagtgaagcggtagggtgttttagacgctgaaggatggtggttcgaatcctggcatcccatataatcctggcatcccatctggtctcccgagcctgccaggagcaatttccaagcatagagccaggagtaacccctgagtgttgctgggtgtgacccaaaaacaaaacaaaaacaaaaacaaaaaaacaaaaaaaaattgctcctggcttggaggactaaatgggatggcaaggatcaaaccaaggtccatcttgggtcagccgcgtgcaaggcaagcaccctaccagtgTGTGCAATCACTCTGTCCCCCATAACCAGATTGGATCTCTGCCATCCTGTATGGTACTCCAAGACATTGAGCagtattccctgagtacagagccaggagtaagccctgagcaccatcaaatgtggcccaaatactaaaatataaaaaattaaaattaaaaaagaggggaatgaatacattttttttcattaaagaagACATGcaggggggccggagcaatagttcagcagtagggtgtctgcttgcaagtggccgacccaggaccaaccctggttctatcctaggcattttatatggtcccctgagcctgccagaagcaatttcttttcttttctttctttctttttttttttttttttttttttggtttttgggtcaaacccagcggtgctcaggggttactcctggctgtctgctcagaaatagctcctggcaggcacaggggaccatatgggacactggcattcgaaccaaccacctttggtcctggattggctgtttgcaaggcaaacaccgctgtgctatctctccgggtcccctttttttttccccttaatttggtttttgggccacaccaggtgatactcagaggttacgcctgactatgtgctcagaaatcgcttctggctaaggggaccatatgggacaccggcggatagaaccgcagtccatcctagatcaattgtatataaggcaaatgccctaccgttgcgccactgttccagcccctaccaggagcaatttctgagggtagggccaggactaagccctgagtgctgcagggtgtggcctaaacacacacacacacacacacacacacaacacacacacacacatatacacacgaCATGcagagactggagcaataatattgAGTGAGAGCCTGAGCAAATGTTTTCCCTCACTCCGCCAAAAAGACTTGCAGATGTTAATAGGCACAAgagtaaaaatatatcatttactatctgggaaatgcaaatgaaaacgaTTTCACCTCATGCCTGTAAAAATGCATAATTCCGCATGACTAGAAATATGCTAGAGAAATAATTCAAAGGGCTAGAGGTTATATATGCTTTACATGTGAAAGCCCTCAGTTTAGTGCCCTGCCTGGTGCCTTGAGATCATTGGGAACAACCCTTGTCACAGTGTCATGGGGAGACCCCAAGCATTGGCAGGTatagcctcaaaaaaaaaaaaattctatcataTGAGTTAGGAATTCCATGCAAAGAACACACACCTACTAACctcatttgaaaagatatatgcttAGCTATTTTCACTGCAAAATTACTTAGTATAGCCAATATATGGAAATAACTCAAGTGCCcaaaggcagaaaaataaaatgtgatatagAAACacaatggagggcccggagagatagcacagcggtgtttgccttgcaagcagccgatccaggaccaaaggtggttggttcgaatcccggtgtcccatatggtcccccgtgcctgccaggagctatttctgaacagacagccaggagtaactcctgagcactgccgggtgtgacccaaaaaccaaaaaaaaaaaaaaaaaaagaaacacaatggaatacaactcAATCATAAGGGAAAAAtggaatcttatttatttatttatttattttggtttttgggtcacacccggcggtgctcaggggttactcctggctatttgctcagaaatagctcctggcaggcatgggggaccatatgggacaccgggattcgaaccaaccactttaggtcctggatcggtcgcttgcaaggcaaacaccgctgtgctatctctccgggcccaggaatcttatttttttttacttttattttgatcatattggcttacatatctttcacagtagtattttaggtacatattaacattgaatcaggggaatacccatcaccaaatttgtcctcccccgaAAAATGGAATCTTAACTTTTGTCACAAGATGGATGGCACTAAAGGGTAATAACTCAGAAGGAAAAAAGACAACTATTAGTTGATCTCTCTCATCTTTGCGATATATAAAGTATAGGAAAAGACAAAGCCAAATGAGAACAAGTCCATGGACTCAGACCATAGATCTGAGGACTCCAGGGAGAGAGGCGGAGTCAAGGGAGGAGGGATCAAATGAACTGTGGGTGTAGAAATAACAGTACTTTGGCTGATAACATACACTTTGATGTGATGTGAAATCATATAGAACATAGAAACTAATGTAAATGAccagtaattattttatattaatacattaataaggagtgagagatagcatgaaggtaaggcatttgccttacatgcagaaggaaggtggttcgaatccaggcatcccatatggtcccccgagcctgccaggagcgatttctgagcgtagagccaggagtaacccctgagcgctgccgggtgtgacccccccaaaaaaattaataaaatattaataaaaaattgataTTACTAAAcgatcaaataataataataataaaacacataTAAACTAATATCtcgactttaaaaagaaaagattaaagggGTCCAaaagatagcgcagtggtagtgtgtttgccttgcacataatcgactcaagacagactgtggttcagatcccagcatcccatatggtcccctgagcctgccagtagcgacttctgagcacagaggcagaagtaacccctaagcgccgcagggtgtgacccaaaaaccaaaaaagaaaaagataaaaaaaaaaaaaaaccgcaaaaaaaacccttcacttaggggccggagagatagcaaagcagttgggcatttgctttgcataatggacggatggatggtcgtttgattcccggcatcccatatggttccccgtgcctgccaggagctatttctgagcacagaactaggagtaaccctgagcacctccaggtgtagccaaaataaAACACTTCAAAATTTATGACTTCTACAATCAGACTCACTTAAATTAATGCCAATATTTCAAATAACATTAGGCAAGGCTATCATGAAGAACTAGCTGGTTACCCTTAATGCCCCTGTTCTGTTCCAAAGATTAAATCTACAGGTTACTTTGGTTTACCTGGGGTTAATTAATCTCACACCATGTATAGAATTGGGCCTCTCCCTTTTCCGACTTTGACTGGTAGCAAGCTAGTTGTCCTGGGAACTCCAGGCTACACTTCCCTGTTTTTGTCTATTTGGTTTGGGTCTGAGGGTTATACCTAGTAGTCCTCAAAGTTTACTTTGGCTTTGTGCCCAGAtctggctgagggaccatatgtgatgtttgggattgaacccaactaTATACAAGACTGTACAATAgtacctacccattgtactattgttccatctCCTACACTTTTCTGACTTTAgtctattctttccttccttccttccttccttccttccttccttccttccttccttccttccttccttccttccttccttccttccttccttcctctctctctctctctttctttctttctttccttcctttctttctttcttttctttccttccttccttcctttctctttctttttttttggttttagggtcacacccagtgatgctcaggggttactcctggctctgtgctcagaaatcatccctgactttggggggaccatatgggatgccaggggattgaaccatggtccatcctaggtcagccacgtgcaagacaaatgccctaccactgtaccaccgcTCCATCCCCTTTAGTCTATTCTTATTTCAATGTTATTATTTTCTCATGGATTTAgagaaattttaagaatttaaacttaatttaaggggccagagagatattacagctggtaaggtgcttgcctatgGTTAAGgtacaccatatggttcccccaaattttccagaagtgatccttgagtcagAGCCAAGAGTGCAAATGATCATTGAatgcaaagccctgagcacagccaagagtgacctccaaacaaagacaagacagaataataaaatcaatttaatttatttcccaAACAGTGCTCGGGAAGACCCCAGTTGAGCTGCCAACCAGGCATGCGGTTCAATGCAATGATCTGAAGCTGTGTCAGTATTTGGGCCAAGTGGGTACGGGGCAGAACTGGGCCATGCTGGCTGTGCTCTAGGCCTCTAGGTCTACCCTCAGCAATGACAAGAGGACTTTGTGGCAGGGTTGgtcatatgccttgcatatgcctaaacccttatactatctctctggcctgcttgAGCTTTTATAATTGTGCTCCTTCTACTCTCTCTGTACCATTTTCAAGTGCaggacaaaaccaaaaaacctggtcatgtggctgaccccaaacAGATTCCTGTAACACTATAGTGGACCCCGAacaccaccagagtgatccctgatagaGCCttaagtactgctgagtgtggccccaaattaaaaccaaacaCCATACTATAGTGTGCAATCGTATTTTGCCTAAAAAGCAATGTACAagctttttacttaaaaataaaaagctatgtgttgtaaaaaaaaaatggcgtTGATCAATTTGGTTCATGAAGACTTGCCACAAGCcttcaaaaaaa encodes the following:
- the LOC126001622 gene encoding CD226 antigen-like, translating into MHWDTTVKLAENMTLECIYPAKGFLTQTEWFKIKSGQRESIAIYNPDIGVLIRDQYEGRVSFLNSTESRNDITLYFHNASGADVGYYSCFLHTFPYGHWEKLVRVVATDGFEIVESPEKQVVSTTGKNITLTCPLPVDSPIERITWEKIQPHQIDLLSKCDLPLGQSDASKFHREIWSSCSKDMPVSIIILYQVLVSDSAIYQCEFQTLKAQNASCLIKLTVNSDDHDSLYILFIVGGIIILLVLISLISMAIFFFYKKTTTK